Proteins encoded within one genomic window of Streptomyces taklimakanensis:
- a CDS encoding AIM24 family protein, whose amino-acid sequence MPFRAINSKIVEARVTPGQRLFSRRGAMIAYTGEVLFTPDLHGGQGGLGSMIGRRLAGEAAPLMTVEGNGTVLFGHGGHHVEVIEPAGDTLHVEADRLLAFDGTLRQETVFLGSQGGVMGVVRGQATGQGLFTTTLTGHGSVAVLAHGGVIRLPITPDGPVHVDPQAYVAHHGNVTNRLSAALGWRDVVGRGSGEAFRLELSGEGAVFVQASEEKL is encoded by the coding sequence GTGCCCTTCCGCGCGATCAACTCCAAGATCGTCGAAGCCCGGGTGACGCCGGGGCAGCGGCTGTTCAGCCGGCGCGGCGCGATGATCGCCTACACCGGCGAGGTCCTCTTCACCCCCGACCTCCACGGCGGGCAGGGCGGCCTCGGCTCGATGATCGGACGGCGGCTGGCCGGCGAGGCCGCGCCGCTGATGACGGTCGAGGGGAACGGGACGGTGCTGTTCGGCCACGGCGGCCACCACGTCGAGGTGATCGAACCGGCCGGCGACACCCTCCACGTGGAGGCCGACCGACTCCTCGCCTTCGACGGGACGCTGCGGCAGGAGACGGTGTTCCTGGGCTCCCAGGGCGGGGTCATGGGCGTGGTGCGCGGCCAGGCGACCGGGCAGGGCCTGTTCACCACCACGCTGACCGGGCACGGGTCGGTGGCCGTGCTGGCGCACGGCGGGGTGATCCGGCTCCCGATCACCCCCGACGGCCCCGTCCACGTCGATCCCCAGGCGTACGTCGCCCACCACGGGAACGTGACGAACCGGCTCTCCGCGGCGCTCGGCTGGCGGGACGTGGTCGGGCGCGGTTCGGGCGAGGCGTTCCGGTTGGAGCTGTCCGGCGAGGGCGCGGTGTTCGTGCAGGCGAGCGAGGAGAAGCTGTGA
- a CDS encoding AIM24 family protein codes for MARFRLQGSKVLAVDLAGDTVRAKNGSMVAYEGRMDFKKLTGGGEGLRGMVTRRLTGEQMELMAVTGQGTCYFADRASDIALVTLGGEKLHVESESLLCADDSLRTGTTFTGLRGAAQGNGLFTTTVEGTGTAALTSDGPAVVLRVTPRYPLRVDPGAYVAHTGNLRQEFQTGVNFRTVMGEGSGEAFQIHFEGDGLVYVQPSERNTIGGDL; via the coding sequence GTGGCTCGGTTCCGACTCCAGGGCAGCAAGGTCCTCGCCGTCGACCTCGCGGGGGACACGGTCAGGGCGAAGAACGGCTCGATGGTCGCCTACGAGGGCCGGATGGACTTCAAGAAGCTCACCGGCGGCGGCGAGGGGCTGCGCGGCATGGTCACGCGCCGCCTCACCGGCGAACAGATGGAGCTGATGGCGGTGACAGGGCAGGGCACCTGCTACTTCGCCGACCGCGCGAGCGACATCGCCCTGGTGACGCTCGGCGGCGAGAAGCTGCACGTGGAGTCCGAGAGCCTGCTGTGCGCGGACGACTCCCTGCGCACCGGCACCACCTTCACCGGGCTGCGCGGCGCCGCGCAGGGCAACGGGCTGTTCACCACCACCGTCGAGGGCACCGGCACGGCCGCGCTGACGTCGGACGGCCCGGCCGTGGTGCTGCGCGTCACCCCGCGGTACCCGCTCCGGGTGGACCCGGGGGCGTACGTGGCGCACACCGGGAACCTCCGACAGGAGTTCCAGACGGGCGTGAACTTCCGGACCGTCATGGGCGAGGGATCGGGCGAGGCGTTCCAGATCCACTTCGAGGGCGACGGACTGGTCTACGTCCAGCCCAGCGAGCGGAACACGATCGGCGGTGACCTCTAG
- a CDS encoding DUF3817 domain-containing protein: protein MDLKTASALRRLRLVSTPEAVSFLLLLVCSVLKRTTEFNAVPVMGAVHGLLFVLYAVFWLDAWNRAKWPLGRAALYFLCAVVPAGGFYADKRLRRETEASVIAARARAEEARQAAERPRTGAVDA, encoded by the coding sequence GTGGACCTCAAGACCGCTTCCGCGCTGCGCCGCCTCCGGCTGGTATCCACTCCGGAGGCCGTCTCCTTCCTCCTGCTGCTGGTGTGCTCCGTACTCAAGCGGACCACCGAGTTCAACGCCGTGCCGGTGATGGGAGCCGTTCACGGTCTGCTCTTCGTCCTCTACGCGGTCTTCTGGCTGGACGCCTGGAACCGTGCCAAGTGGCCGCTGGGCCGGGCCGCCCTGTACTTCCTGTGCGCGGTGGTCCCGGCGGGCGGGTTCTACGCCGACAAGCGGCTGCGCCGTGAGACCGAGGCGAGCGTGATCGCCGCCCGAGCCCGCGCCGAGGAGGCGAGGCAGGCCGCCGAGCGGCCCCGCACGGGGGCGGTGGACGCGTGA
- a CDS encoding MTH1187 family thiamine-binding protein produces the protein MIVAFSVTPLGVGEDVGEYVADAVRVVRESGLPNRTDAMFTSVEGEWEECMDVVRRAVAAVEARAPRVSLVLKADIRPGVTDGLTSKIESVERHLG, from the coding sequence GTGATCGTCGCCTTCTCCGTCACCCCGCTCGGCGTCGGCGAGGACGTCGGGGAGTACGTGGCCGACGCCGTGCGCGTGGTCCGCGAGTCCGGGCTGCCCAACCGCACGGACGCGATGTTCACCTCGGTCGAGGGCGAGTGGGAGGAGTGCATGGACGTGGTGCGACGGGCGGTTGCCGCCGTCGAGGCCCGCGCGCCGCGCGTCTCGCTCGTGCTGAAGGCCGACATCCGCCCCGGTGTCACCGACGGGCTGACCTCGAAGATCGAGAGCGTCGAACGGCACCTGGGCTGA
- a CDS encoding MarR family transcriptional regulator, translated as MPKPLSLSFDPIARADELWKQRWGSVPSMAAITSIMRAHQILLAEVDAVVKPYGLTFARYEALVLLTFSQAGELPMSKIGERLMVHPTSVTNTVDRLVKSGLVAKRPNPNDGRGTLASITDRGREVCEAATRDLMAMDFGLGTYDAEECDEIFALLRPLRVAAGDFKEG; from the coding sequence GTGCCGAAGCCGCTCAGCCTGTCGTTCGACCCGATCGCCCGCGCCGACGAACTGTGGAAGCAGCGTTGGGGGTCCGTGCCCTCGATGGCCGCGATCACCTCGATCATGCGCGCGCACCAGATCCTCCTCGCCGAGGTGGACGCGGTGGTCAAGCCCTACGGTCTGACCTTCGCCCGTTACGAGGCGCTGGTGCTGTTGACGTTCTCCCAGGCCGGCGAGTTGCCGATGTCCAAGATCGGTGAGCGGTTGATGGTCCACCCGACGTCGGTGACCAACACCGTGGACCGGTTGGTGAAGTCGGGTCTGGTCGCCAAGCGCCCCAACCCCAACGACGGGCGCGGCACGCTCGCCTCCATCACCGACCGGGGGCGCGAGGTGTGCGAGGCGGCGACCCGCGACCTGATGGCGATGGACTTCGGGCTCGGGACGTACGACGCCGAGGAGTGCGACGAGATCTTCGCGCTGCTGCGTCCGCTGCGGGTGGCGGCCGGGGACTTCAAGGAGGGGTGA
- a CDS encoding DUF3817 domain-containing protein, with translation MKKSVLTRYRVMAYVTGVLLVLLCLGMVGKYILELDGAETFTYVISLAHGWLYVLYLVFAFDLGSKAKLPLPRLLWVLLAGTIPTAAFFVERRLSRRVEPLVVDDTAAPARA, from the coding sequence ATGAAGAAGAGCGTGCTCACCCGTTACCGGGTGATGGCCTACGTGACCGGTGTGCTGCTGGTCCTGCTGTGCCTCGGCATGGTCGGCAAGTACATCCTGGAGCTGGACGGGGCCGAGACCTTCACCTACGTCATCAGCCTCGCCCACGGCTGGCTGTACGTGCTCTACCTGGTCTTCGCCTTCGACCTGGGATCCAAGGCGAAGCTGCCGCTCCCCCGGTTGCTGTGGGTGCTGTTGGCGGGGACGATCCCGACGGCCGCGTTCTTCGTCGAGCGCCGGCTCTCCCGTCGGGTCGAGCCGCTGGTCGTCGACGACACGGCCGCTCCCGCGCGGGCCTGA
- a CDS encoding acyl-CoA mutase large subunit family protein: MDADAIEEGRRRWQARYDAARKRDADFTTLSGDPVEPVYGPAPGDTVEGFERIGWPGEYPFTRGLYPTGYRGRTWTIRQFAGFGNAEQTNERYKMILAAGGGGLSVAFDMPTLMGRDSDDPRSLGEVGHCGVAIDSAADMEVLFRDIPLGDVTTSMTISGPAVPVFCMYLVAAERQGVDTSVLNGTLQTDIFKEYIAQKEWLFEPEPHLRLIGDLMEHCARHIPAYKSLSVSGYHIREAGSTAAQELAYTLADGFGYVELGLSRGLDVDVFAPGLSFFFDAHVDFFEEIAKFRAARRIWARWMRDVYGAKSEKAQWLRFHTQTAGVSLTAQQPYNNVVRTAVEALAAVLGGTNSLHTNALDETLALPSEQAAEIALRTQQVLMEETGVTSVADPLGGSWYVEALTDRIEADAEKIFEQIKERGRRAVPDGNHPIGPITSGILRGIEDGWFTGEIAEAAFRYQRALEKGEKKVVGVNCHTGSVTGDLEILRVSHEVEREQVRVLAERKAERDDARVRSALDGMLTAARNGSNMIEPMLEAVRAEATLGEICGALRDEWGVYTEPAGF; encoded by the coding sequence ATGGACGCTGACGCCATCGAAGAGGGCCGCCGACGCTGGCAGGCCCGGTACGACGCCGCCCGCAAGCGGGACGCCGACTTCACCACGCTCTCCGGCGATCCCGTGGAACCCGTCTACGGCCCCGCCCCCGGCGACACCGTCGAGGGGTTCGAGCGGATCGGCTGGCCCGGTGAGTACCCCTTCACCCGCGGTCTGTACCCCACCGGCTACCGCGGCCGGACCTGGACCATCCGCCAGTTCGCCGGCTTCGGCAACGCCGAGCAGACCAACGAGCGGTACAAGATGATCCTCGCCGCCGGCGGCGGCGGGCTCTCGGTCGCCTTCGACATGCCGACCCTGATGGGCCGCGACTCCGACGACCCCCGATCGCTGGGCGAGGTCGGCCACTGCGGCGTCGCGATCGACTCGGCCGCCGACATGGAGGTCCTCTTCCGGGACATCCCGCTGGGCGACGTCACCACCTCGATGACGATCAGCGGTCCGGCCGTTCCGGTGTTCTGCATGTACCTGGTGGCCGCCGAGCGCCAGGGCGTGGACACCTCCGTCCTCAACGGCACGCTCCAGACGGACATCTTCAAGGAGTACATCGCGCAGAAGGAGTGGCTCTTCGAGCCGGAGCCGCACCTGCGCCTGATCGGCGACCTGATGGAGCACTGCGCGCGCCACATCCCCGCGTACAAGTCGCTGTCGGTCTCCGGCTACCACATCCGCGAGGCCGGCTCCACGGCCGCGCAGGAGCTGGCGTACACCCTCGCCGACGGCTTCGGCTACGTGGAGCTGGGCCTCTCGCGCGGCCTGGACGTGGACGTCTTCGCGCCGGGCCTGTCGTTCTTCTTCGACGCGCACGTCGACTTCTTCGAGGAGATCGCCAAGTTCCGCGCGGCCCGGCGGATCTGGGCGCGCTGGATGCGGGACGTGTACGGGGCGAAGAGCGAGAAGGCGCAGTGGCTGCGCTTCCACACCCAGACCGCCGGTGTCTCGCTCACCGCCCAGCAGCCGTACAACAACGTGGTGCGCACCGCCGTGGAGGCGCTGGCCGCCGTGCTGGGCGGCACCAACTCCCTGCACACCAACGCCCTGGACGAGACCCTCGCCCTGCCCAGCGAGCAGGCCGCGGAGATCGCGCTGCGCACCCAGCAGGTGTTGATGGAGGAGACGGGCGTCACCTCCGTCGCCGACCCGCTGGGCGGTTCCTGGTACGTCGAGGCGCTCACCGACCGGATCGAGGCGGACGCCGAGAAGATCTTCGAGCAGATCAAGGAGCGGGGCCGCCGCGCGGTTCCGGACGGCAACCACCCCATCGGTCCCATCACCTCCGGCATCCTGCGCGGCATCGAGGACGGCTGGTTCACCGGCGAGATCGCCGAGGCCGCCTTCCGCTACCAGCGGGCGTTGGAGAAGGGCGAGAAGAAGGTCGTCGGCGTCAACTGCCACACCGGCTCGGTCACCGGCGACCTGGAGATCCTGCGGGTCAGCCACGAGGTCGAGCGCGAGCAGGTGCGCGTGCTGGCCGAGCGCAAGGCGGAGCGCGACGACGCGCGGGTGCGTTCCGCGCTGGACGGGATGCTGACCGCCGCCCGGAACGGCTCCAACATGATCGAACCGATGCTGGAGGCGGTGCGGGCCGAGGCCACCCTGGGCGAGATCTGCGGTGCCCTGCGCGACGAGTGGGGCGTCTACACCGAGCCCGCCGGGTTCTGA
- a CDS encoding TetR/AcrR family transcriptional regulator has product MTGSARRAGRPRSAAADRAILDATRSALVDLGWGRLTMGDVALRAGVAKTTLYRRWANKNEMVVDAVAVLFDELDLPDRGSLRADVEGVVLSFAALLERPETKTALMAVVAEATRDEALRARIRAAIVDRQKRLVVEGRRRAQARGELPPDPPGPRGAAVADRAAALVFDVIAGAVVHHCLVSAESVTPEWTRALTSLVLHGLVAASPGAADGRASATGATDAP; this is encoded by the coding sequence ATGACTGGCTCCGCTCGACGCGCGGGCAGGCCGCGCAGCGCCGCGGCCGACCGGGCGATCCTCGACGCGACGCGTTCCGCGCTGGTCGATCTGGGGTGGGGCAGGCTGACGATGGGGGACGTGGCCCTGCGCGCGGGCGTGGCCAAGACCACCCTCTACCGCCGTTGGGCGAACAAGAACGAGATGGTCGTGGACGCGGTGGCCGTCCTCTTCGACGAGCTGGACCTGCCCGACCGCGGCAGCCTGCGGGCGGACGTGGAGGGGGTCGTGCTCTCCTTCGCCGCGCTGTTGGAGCGGCCGGAGACGAAGACGGCGCTGATGGCCGTGGTCGCCGAGGCCACCCGCGACGAGGCGCTGCGCGCCCGCATCCGCGCCGCCATCGTGGACCGCCAGAAGCGTCTGGTCGTCGAGGGGCGGCGGCGCGCCCAGGCCCGCGGCGAACTGCCCCCCGACCCGCCCGGACCGCGGGGCGCCGCCGTGGCGGACCGCGCGGCGGCGCTGGTCTTCGACGTGATCGCGGGCGCGGTCGTCCACCACTGTCTGGTCAGCGCCGAGAGCGTCACCCCCGAGTGGACCCGTGCCCTGACCTCCCTGGTGCTGCACGGGCTGGTCGCCGCTTCGCCCGGGGCGGCGGACGGCCGCGCGAGTGCCACGGGCGCCACGGACGCTCCCTGA
- a CDS encoding tetratricopeptide repeat protein, with amino-acid sequence MQPRNMSMSGVVDLAAVKAAGEARQKAEEARAKGAGRQGAAGGPAPSSPVIEVDEADFEQAVLQRSAGVPVVIDFWAEWCEPCKQLGPLLERLAREYAGRFLLAKVDVDRNQLLFQQFGVQGIPAVFAVVAGQALPLFQGAAPEQQVRQVLDQLIQVAEERFGIVGAPVAGDEEAPAEPAVPEDPALAAAHAALDAGDLDGAVRAYRNVLADKPADTEARLGLAQAELLQRVQGLDAARVRKEAADDPADVHAQLRAADLDLVGGHVEDAFGRLVETVRRTVGEDREAARVRLLELFEVVGPDDPRVVAARGALARVLF; translated from the coding sequence ATGCAGCCACGCAACATGTCCATGAGCGGAGTGGTCGACCTGGCCGCCGTGAAGGCGGCCGGAGAGGCCAGGCAGAAGGCGGAGGAGGCCCGCGCCAAGGGCGCGGGACGACAGGGCGCGGCCGGTGGTCCGGCCCCGTCCTCCCCGGTGATCGAGGTCGACGAGGCGGATTTCGAGCAGGCGGTGCTCCAGCGCTCCGCCGGGGTTCCGGTCGTCATCGATTTCTGGGCCGAGTGGTGCGAGCCCTGCAAGCAGCTCGGTCCGTTGCTGGAACGCCTGGCACGGGAGTACGCCGGACGCTTCCTGCTCGCCAAGGTCGATGTCGACCGTAACCAGTTGCTCTTCCAGCAGTTCGGAGTGCAGGGCATTCCGGCCGTCTTCGCGGTGGTGGCCGGCCAGGCCCTGCCGCTGTTCCAGGGCGCGGCCCCCGAACAGCAGGTCCGCCAGGTGCTGGACCAGTTGATCCAGGTCGCCGAGGAGCGCTTCGGCATCGTCGGCGCGCCCGTGGCGGGTGACGAGGAGGCGCCGGCCGAGCCCGCGGTGCCCGAGGACCCGGCGCTGGCCGCCGCGCACGCGGCGCTGGACGCGGGTGACCTGGACGGCGCCGTCCGGGCGTACCGGAACGTCCTCGCCGACAAGCCGGCCGACACCGAGGCCAGGCTGGGGTTGGCCCAGGCCGAGTTGCTGCAGCGCGTCCAGGGGCTGGACGCGGCGCGGGTGCGCAAGGAGGCCGCGGACGATCCCGCCGACGTCCACGCGCAACTGCGCGCGGCCGACCTGGACCTGGTGGGCGGGCACGTCGAGGACGCCTTCGGGCGTCTGGTGGAGACGGTCAGGCGCACGGTCGGGGAGGACCGGGAGGCGGCGCGGGTCCGTCTCCTGGAGTTGTTCGAGGTGGTCGGGCCGGACGATCCCAGGGTCGTGGCGGCCCGCGGCGCCCTCGCTCGGGTGCTGTTCTGA
- a CDS encoding DUF6230 family protein translates to MESVARGGTRWKRFAVVMVPSVAATAAVGVALAQGALAASFSISGQQAKVSVKELDGTGFVQYGTINTKHNGEPVPVAVSAFESAELKGLCQSVVVPVPGFGDVSLKLTAGNGDKPVIAKNLYIDLNQLDADATFRDINIGVAAGSTSKGPDVEAGVIKGAPGSFAQEADSAFLTDVKQTSWATSAATFKLTGLSMKVSKGKNECF, encoded by the coding sequence ATGGAGTCTGTGGCTCGTGGCGGGACCAGATGGAAGCGGTTCGCCGTCGTCATGGTCCCGAGCGTTGCCGCCACGGCAGCGGTCGGCGTCGCCCTGGCACAGGGCGCGCTCGCCGCGTCGTTCAGCATCTCCGGCCAACAGGCGAAGGTCTCCGTCAAGGAGCTGGACGGCACGGGGTTCGTGCAGTACGGCACGATCAACACCAAGCACAACGGCGAACCCGTCCCGGTCGCGGTGTCCGCGTTCGAGTCCGCCGAACTCAAGGGGCTGTGCCAGTCCGTCGTCGTGCCCGTGCCCGGCTTCGGCGACGTCTCGCTGAAGCTCACGGCGGGCAACGGTGATAAACCGGTCATCGCCAAGAACCTCTACATCGACCTCAACCAGCTCGACGCCGACGCCACGTTCCGGGACATCAACATCGGCGTGGCGGCCGGGAGCACCTCCAAGGGGCCCGATGTCGAGGCGGGCGTGATCAAGGGGGCGCCGGGGTCCTTCGCCCAGGAGGCCGACTCCGCCTTCCTGACCGACGTCAAGCAGACGTCCTGGGCCACCAGCGCCGCGACGTTCAAGCTCACCGGCCTGTCGATGAAGGTCAGCAAGGGCAAGAACGAGTGCTTCTGA
- a CDS encoding DUF6114 domain-containing protein codes for MSTESSGARERIGHWRRSFRLWRWQRPFWAGLLTLLGGVPIIYIPYANPGLEQLSFRLATTTGSGSLIIGVLLFVLGLTMWFQPHSRVFAGVAAILLGLVSIVVSNIGGFLVGFLLTLVGGGMGVAWVADKDRPTSGPGHAGDPDDEMDPAVFEPAPVGVDDGQDGGRRDA; via the coding sequence ATGAGTACCGAGTCGTCGGGAGCGCGTGAGCGCATCGGCCACTGGCGGCGGTCGTTCCGCCTGTGGCGCTGGCAGCGCCCCTTCTGGGCGGGACTGCTGACGCTGCTGGGCGGCGTACCCATCATCTACATCCCGTATGCCAACCCCGGCCTGGAACAGTTGTCCTTCCGACTGGCCACCACCACGGGTTCCGGATCGCTGATCATCGGCGTGCTGCTGTTCGTGCTGGGACTCACGATGTGGTTCCAGCCGCACTCGCGGGTGTTCGCCGGAGTCGCCGCCATCCTGCTCGGTCTGGTGTCGATCGTGGTCTCCAACATCGGGGGCTTCCTCGTCGGTTTCCTGCTGACGCTGGTCGGCGGCGGCATGGGCGTCGCCTGGGTGGCCGACAAGGACCGACCGACCTCGGGGCCCGGGCACGCCGGAGACCCGGACGACGAGATGGACCCGGCCGTTTTCGAACCGGCCCCGGTCGGCGTCGACGACGGACAGGACGGGGGCCGCCGTGACGCCTGA
- a CDS encoding hydrogenase expression protein HypF has protein sequence MLTRLHVPAGKAIALAAMPSAVLMGMGLTPRLATAEPLPENPFKDGPCVTAPDRTAEEDTGGSAGEEEKPAGTARPETSPAPAPTPEAEAPKEPSAPFGPSDHSDGTGTGDVDRERTAAPEPDGGEEPADGGAGGGAESVEEPVPAPSESRNPLDPLGIGGALEDLFTRDGGERTRSGGRETDAVPAEPSSPTPSPSASGRSTEPVEPPELPELPELPEPVKPVKEAVERAGKETGKDPRETAGPADRTPRETAGDFGPKDGEEAEAVTPAPGAGGKEPYPCPTYDAEALAEAEEERTEALLPDRPWRLETSLLALHGLDYHGIVKVRTYGGGVKDVLKFTARSVDIRDLHQIVEGPGGSTAHVEAAEGSTSTIRNGTVTMYTEELKGNLFGVIPVTFSPKSPPPLDLSEVFFTEVSVTQAGQFGGTLHIPGMHLYNEN, from the coding sequence TTGCTGACCCGGCTGCACGTGCCCGCCGGCAAGGCGATCGCCCTGGCCGCCATGCCGTCGGCGGTGCTCATGGGAATGGGACTCACCCCGAGACTGGCCACCGCCGAGCCGCTGCCCGAGAACCCCTTCAAGGACGGGCCGTGCGTGACCGCCCCCGACCGGACGGCGGAGGAGGACACCGGGGGATCGGCCGGCGAGGAGGAGAAGCCCGCCGGCACCGCGAGGCCGGAGACGTCCCCCGCTCCCGCGCCCACCCCGGAGGCCGAGGCTCCGAAGGAGCCCTCGGCCCCCTTTGGCCCCTCGGACCACTCGGACGGCACCGGGACCGGCGACGTGGACCGAGAACGGACCGCCGCCCCGGAGCCCGACGGCGGGGAGGAGCCCGCGGACGGTGGAGCGGGGGGCGGCGCGGAGAGCGTCGAGGAGCCCGTGCCGGCCCCGTCCGAGAGCAGGAACCCGCTGGACCCGCTGGGCATCGGCGGCGCCCTCGAGGACCTGTTCACCCGGGACGGCGGGGAGAGGACGCGGTCCGGCGGGCGGGAGACCGACGCCGTTCCCGCCGAGCCGAGTTCGCCGACCCCGTCGCCGTCCGCCTCCGGACGTTCGACGGAGCCGGTGGAGCCGCCGGAGCTGCCGGAGCTGCCGGAGCTGCCGGAGCCGGTGAAGCCGGTGAAGGAGGCCGTGGAGAGGGCCGGGAAGGAGACCGGGAAGGACCCGCGGGAGACCGCCGGCCCGGCGGACCGGACCCCGCGGGAGACCGCCGGCGACTTCGGGCCCAAGGACGGGGAGGAGGCCGAGGCCGTCACCCCCGCGCCCGGTGCCGGAGGCAAGGAGCCCTACCCCTGCCCCACCTACGACGCCGAGGCGCTGGCCGAGGCCGAGGAGGAGCGGACCGAGGCGCTGCTGCCCGATCGGCCCTGGCGCCTGGAGACCAGTCTGCTCGCCCTGCACGGCCTGGACTACCACGGCATCGTCAAGGTCCGCACCTACGGCGGCGGGGTCAAGGACGTCCTGAAGTTCACCGCCAGGTCGGTCGACATCCGGGACCTCCACCAGATCGTGGAGGGCCCCGGCGGATCCACCGCGCACGTCGAGGCCGCTGAGGGCAGCACCTCCACCATCCGCAACGGCACGGTGACCATGTACACCGAGGAGCTCAAGGGCAATCTCTTCGGGGTGATCCCGGTCACCTTCAGTCCGAAGTCCCCGCCCCCGCTGGATCTTTCCGAGGTGTTCTTCACCGAGGTGTCGGTGACGCAGGCCGGTCAGTTCGGCGGCACCCTGCACATCCCGGGCATGCACCTGTACAACGAGAACTGA
- the pyk gene encoding pyruvate kinase → MRRSKIVCTLGPAVDSYDQLKTLIEAGMNVARFNMSHGSHSEHEERYHRLRKASQETGRAIGVLADLQGPKIRLETFADGPVELVRGDEFTITTEDVPGDRTICGTTYKGLPADVSKGETILINDGNVSLQVVEVDGPRVRCIVIEGGVISDHKGINLPGVAVNVPALSEKDVEDLKFALEMGCDMVALSFVRDAADVRDVHRVMDEVGRRVPVIAKVEKPQAVENMEDVVLAFDGVMVARGDLAVEYPLEKVPMVQKRLVEMCRRNAKPVIVATQMMESMITNSRPTRAEASDVANAILDGADAVMLSAESSVGQYPIETVKTMSKIVRAAEEELLSRGLQPLVPGKKPRTQGGSVARAACEMADFLNGKALIAFTKSGDTARRLSRYRAAQPILAFTTEPATANQLTLSWGVETFVVPHVDHTDEMVDLVDAELLKLQRYNHGDTMIMTAGSPPGVPGTTNMVLVHHLGNDER, encoded by the coding sequence ATGCGCCGTTCCAAAATCGTCTGCACCCTGGGCCCCGCCGTGGACTCCTACGATCAGCTCAAGACGCTGATCGAGGCCGGCATGAACGTGGCCCGCTTCAACATGAGCCACGGGAGCCACTCGGAGCACGAGGAGCGGTACCACCGCCTCCGCAAGGCCTCCCAGGAGACCGGGCGTGCCATCGGTGTCCTCGCCGACCTCCAGGGTCCCAAGATCCGCCTGGAGACCTTCGCCGACGGGCCGGTGGAGCTCGTCCGCGGTGACGAGTTCACCATCACCACCGAGGACGTCCCCGGTGACCGCACCATCTGCGGCACCACCTACAAGGGGCTGCCCGCCGACGTCTCCAAGGGCGAGACGATCCTGATCAACGACGGCAACGTCTCCCTCCAGGTGGTCGAGGTCGACGGTCCGCGGGTGCGCTGCATCGTCATCGAGGGCGGTGTGATCTCCGACCACAAGGGCATCAACCTGCCCGGTGTGGCGGTCAACGTCCCGGCGCTGTCGGAGAAGGACGTCGAGGACCTGAAGTTCGCCCTGGAGATGGGCTGCGACATGGTGGCCCTCTCCTTCGTCCGCGACGCCGCCGACGTCCGTGACGTCCACCGGGTGATGGACGAGGTCGGCCGCCGGGTGCCGGTGATCGCCAAGGTGGAGAAGCCGCAGGCCGTCGAGAACATGGAGGACGTCGTCCTCGCGTTCGACGGCGTGATGGTGGCCCGTGGCGACCTGGCGGTGGAGTACCCGCTGGAGAAGGTGCCGATGGTGCAGAAGCGGCTCGTCGAGATGTGCCGCCGCAACGCCAAGCCGGTGATCGTGGCGACCCAGATGATGGAGTCGATGATCACCAACTCCCGGCCGACCCGCGCCGAGGCCTCCGACGTCGCCAACGCCATCCTGGACGGCGCGGACGCGGTGATGCTCTCGGCGGAGTCCTCGGTGGGCCAGTACCCGATCGAGACGGTCAAGACGATGTCGAAGATCGTCCGGGCCGCCGAGGAGGAGCTGCTCTCGCGCGGCCTGCAGCCGCTGGTGCCCGGCAAGAAGCCGCGCACCCAGGGCGGTTCGGTGGCCCGCGCGGCGTGCGAGATGGCCGACTTCCTCAACGGCAAGGCGCTGATCGCCTTCACCAAGTCCGGCGACACCGCCCGACGGCTGTCCCGCTACCGCGCCGCCCAGCCGATCCTGGCCTTCACCACCGAGCCGGCGACCGCCAACCAACTCACGCTGAGCTGGGGCGTGGAGACCTTCGTGGTGCCGCACGTGGACCACACCGACGAGATGGTGGACCTGGTCGACGCCGAGCTGCTCAAGCTCCAGCGGTACAACCACGGCGACACCATGATCATGACGGCCGGTTCGCCCCCCGGCGTCCCCGGCACCACCAACATGGTGCTGGTGCACCACCTGGGCAACGACGAGCGGTGA